The genomic DNA ACGTTTCACCAGTGCTTCAACACCCCTGGGCGGGGCTTTGCCGCGCCGGGGCGCGTCAACCTCATTGGCGAGCATGTGGATTACAACGCCGGCATCGTGCTGCCGATGGCGATTGATTGCCGAATGCAGGTCTGGGCCAGCCCGCGCCCAGACCGGCAGCTCCACGTCGTGGCCCACGATGTCGGACAAGCGGCCACGCTCGACCTCGACCGACCGGAGCGACACACCGGCACCTGGCGCGACTACATTGCCGGCACGGCTTTTCATCTCGAAGCCGCCGGCTACCAGCTCACCGGCGCCAATCTGCTCGTGACGAGTGACATTCCGGCCGGGGCCGGACTGTCCTCGTCGGCCGCCCTGGAAGTGGTGGTTGGCTTTGCCCTGCTGACACTGGCCGGCCAGACCATCAATCGCCTGGCGCTGGCGCGCGCCGGCCAGGCCGCCGAGCATGACTTTGTCGGCACACACTGCGGGTTGATGGATCAGTTTGTCATCGCGCACGGACGAGCCGGGCACGCGGTCGAGTTCGATTGCCGTTCGGGACACTACGAGTTCGTGCCACTTGACCCAACCGCCTGCTCGGTCGTGGTTGCCGATAGTGGCATCCGCCATCGGCTGGCCGGCTCGGCATACAACACGCGCCGGCAGGAATGCGAAACCGCGCTGAAGGAACTGCAACGAAGCTTCCCGTCCCTGACGACGCTGCGGGACGTTGCCGAAACCGCATTGCCGTCGGCTCTGGAGCTTTTGGACGAACCCCTCTCCCGACGGGTGCGCCATGTCGTCACCGAGATTGGACGGGTCACCGCCTTTGCCCAGGCGCTGCGCGCTGGCGACTGGACACGGGCGGGGCAACTCCTGACGGCATCGCATCGGTCCCTGGCGGAAGATTACGCCGTCAGTTGCCCGGAACTCGACGCGCTCGTGGCCGCCGCGCAGCACGCGCCCGGTTGTTATGGGTCCCGCATGACGGGCGGCGGATTTGGCGGATGCACGGTCAACTTGGTTGTGCCGGAGGCGCTCCCAGACTTTCAAGCGGCGGTTTCACAGGCCTACACGCAAGCCGTTGGCCATCCGCCCCGGCTCTGGGCTGTCACCCCGGCTGACGGGGTCGGCGAGATTACCTAGAAACCATTCTGTATCCGCAGTGTTTGTTCGGCCACGCATGCCGGGCATGGCGCTCGGTTAGCTTGTAGTCTTGTGAGTCACTCCCGTCATAGATGCCACTGGATGAGACTGCCGCCATGCTCTACGCTCAACCCACGCGCCGTTGGCTATGTTTCCTTGCGGCACTACTCTGGACGCTCCAGGTTGCGTCGGCCCAAAGTCCGAGTCCGATGGCGGTGACGGTCGAGCAGGCTGTTGCGGAAACACTCCAGCGCAACCTCAACCTCCTTGCCGAACGCTATGAAATTCCACGCGCCGAAGCCGAAGTCATCGCGGCGCGCCTGCGCCCCAACCCGGTGCTGAGCTTGGGCGGCGACCACCTCGACCTGCTGGGAACCGGCTACAGCCTGACGAACAATGCCGGGCCGGCGGAATACTCGGCGCGGGTGGACTGGCCGCTCGAACGCCCAAGCAAGCGGCGGGCGCGGATTGCCGTCGCCGAACAGGCGCGCGCTGCTGCCGAGTTTCGCTTTCAGGACGCCCTGCGCCAACTCACGCTGGAAGTCCAACAGGCCTTCGTCGAGCTGCAAGCCGCCAAGGAAAGTCTCAGTTTGGCGCGCGCCAATCAGCGCACCTTCGAGGAACTCGTCACCATTAATGCCGCGCGGGTTCGGGCCGGGGATCTCGCCCCAATTGAACTCGTCCGAACGCGCGTTTCCGCCGTCCAGCTCAATCAGTCGGTGCTCCAGGCCGAAGCCCGCTGGCGTGTGGCGCAAAACCGTCTCCAGGCGTTGATGGGACGCGCCGAGGCGCTCGATGTCTTTGAAGCCGTTGGCGAAATGCGCCGCGACGCCCTGCCCGCGAGCCTTTCGCCACTGATGACCAAGGCCTTTGACCGCCGGCCTGACCTGTGCGCGCTGCGGGCCGAGCAGGCCCGGAGCCTGGCCGACCTCAAGCTCCAGCTTGCCCAGGGCAAGATTGAATACACCGTCGGCGTTGAATACCGCCGGCAGCAGGGGCTGGCCGGCACCGGCAACTCGCTGGGTCTCTTCCTCGCCCTGCCCATCACGATTTATGACCGCAACCAGGGCGGGATTGCGCGGGCGCAAGCCGAGGTCAGCCAGGCCGAACGGCGGATTGCCGCTCTCGAACGCGAAATTCGCGCCGAACTTGAAGCCACCTACACCCAGTGCCGGGCCGCCGATGCCGTTCTCATCAGTTTTGAAAGCGGCTTGCTCGACCAGGCACGCGACGTCCTGGAAGTGACCGAGTATGCCTACCGCCGCGGCGAGGCCAGCTTCGTCGAATTCCTTGACGCGCAGCGCACCTATAACGAAGCCAGGCAGGGCTACATTGACGCGCGCGCGGAATATGCCCGGTTGCGCTTCACGCTCGACAGTCTCATCACGGAGGGAATGCCATGACCACCCATCGTCTGGCCGGATGCCTCACGGTCGGATGCCTCGCGGCGGCCCTCAGCCTTGGTTGCCAGAACAAGACCGAAACTGCTGCGCCGCCCGCTCCGCTCGACTGGACGCGCGAAGTGCGGGTCGAACCGGTCGCCGTCGAACGCGCGCCACGCGACGAAGTCATCGCCCCCGGCAAGGTCGAACTGGATCCAAACCGGATCGCCCGCGTCATGCTGCCGCTCCCCGGACGCATCACCGATGTTCGCGTCCGGGTGGGCGATGCCGTCCGCGCCGGACAGCCACTGGTCACGCTTGAAAGCCCGGATGTCGCGGAAGCCGTCGGCGCGCTCCGCCAGGCCGAAGCTGCGCTGGTGCAGGCCCGCGCCGGACTGGCCCAGGCCGAAGCCGCGCTGGCCAAGGCCGAGCAGGACGCCGAACGCGCCAAAGACCTCTATGAGCACCGCGCCATTGCCCAGAAGGAAGTGCTGGCGGCGGATAACGTCGTGGCCCAGTCACAGGCCGCGGTCGAACAGGCGCGCGCCGTCGTCAGCCAGGCCGAGGCCGGGCGGGAACAGGTTCGCCGTCGGCTGGAAACCCTCGGACTCGATGACAGCGGACGCGAACAGCGCATGACCGTGCGCGCCCCCTTGAACGGCAAGGTGCTGGAGCTGGCCGTCGTGCCGGGCGAGTATCGCACCGACACGTCCGTCTCGCTGATGACGGTTGCCGACCTGAGCCGGTTGATCATCACGGCCAATGTGCCTGAAGCCAGCCTCTATCTGGTCCAGGTCGGTGAAAACGTCGAAGTCGAGCTGACCGCCTTTCCCGATCAGCGCTTCACCGGCCGCGTCGCACGGATTGGCGACACGATTGACCCACAAACCCGCGCCGCGCGCGTGATCGTCGAGCTGACCGGCGGCGCACAGCGGCTGCGCCCGGACATGTTCGCCCGGCTCCGGCTTTCCGACGAACCGACGCTGCTGCCGGTCGTGCCCAAAGCGGCTGTCGTCGAGCGGGAAGGCGTCACCGGCGTTTTCATCGAACGTGAGCCGGGCAAGTTTGACTGGCGGCCCATCCGGGTGGGGGTCTCGCTGGGCGAGCGGGTGGCGGTGCTCGAGGGGCTGCAATCCGGGGAGCGCGTGGTCGTCGGCGGCACGATGCTGCTTTACCGAAACTAAACCGAGCCAAACCCAAAGTGCCATGATCGAACTTCCCAATTTGGCGCTGCGTTACCGGGTCGCCGTCCTGGCGGCGACGCTGTTGCTCATCGGCGTGGGCATCTGGGCCTTCCAGAACCTCAAGGTCGAGGCCTACCCGGACATCTCCGACACCGGCGTCGTGGTCATCACCCAATTTCCGGGCAATGCCGCCGAGGAAGTCGAGCAGCAAGTCACCATCCCCATCGAGCGGGCGCTCAACAACACTCCCAACGTCATTGCGCGCCGGTCACGGACGATCTTTGGCCTTTCGGTGGTCGAACTCACCTTTGACGACGGGGTTGATGACTACTTTGCCCGGCAACTCGTTCTGGAACGCCTGCGCGATGCCGAGCTGCCGGAAGGCGTCCAGCCCGGACTCGGGCCGCTGACTTCGGGCATCGGCGAAATGTACCGCTACCGGTTGGATGGCCCGCAGGTCTCGGAAATGAAGCTGCGTGAGTTGCAAGACTGGGTGGTGCTGCCGCGCCTGCTGCAAGTGCCGGGGGTGGCGGATGTCGCCACGTTTGGCGGGCTGGTCAAGACCTACTTGGTCGAACTCGATCCCCTGAAGCTCGAAAAATTCGCGCTCACGGCCAAGCAGGTGGCCGATGCCATCAGCGCCAACAACCGCAATGCCGGCGGCGGCATCGTGGATAACCAGCAGCAGAGCCTCGTCGTCCGGGGCGTTGGACTGGTGCGTTCGCGGCAGGACATCGAACGCATCGTCATCGGGGCGTTTGATGGTGTACCGCTGTTTGTCCGCGATGTCGCGCGGGTGAGTGTCGCGCCGGCGCTCCAGACCGGCATCTTTGGCTATGACGACGTGGTCGGGGGCGTCGAAGGGATTGTGCTGCTGCGGCGCTGGGAAAACCCAAGCGACACCTTGACGGCACTCAAAGCGGCCATTGCCGAACTCAATGCCCAGCTCGCGCCGCAGGGCGTGCAACTCGTGACCGTCTATGACCGGGGAGAGCTGGTCACGAATACGCTGCGGACGGTTTCGCGCACGCTGCTCGAAGGCCTCATCATCGTCACCCTGGTGTTGTTTTTCTTTCTGGGCGACGTTCGCGCGGCGTTGCTGACGGCGCTGACCATTCCGTTGTCGCTACTGTTTGCCTTCATTTGCCTCAAGGTGGCCGGGATTCCGGCCAATCTGCTCAGTCTCGGCGCGCTCGACTTTGGCATCATCGTGGATGGCACGCTCGTCATGGTTGAGCATATCGTTCATCGCCTGGCCGGTGACGCCGGACGGCGGCGGAGCGTGCTGGAAGCCGTTCGACGGGCCGCGCTCGAAATTGAGCGCCCGATCTTCTTTTCGCTGGTGATTCTGATTTGCGCCTACTTGCCGCTGTTTACGATGGAGCGCGTGGAGTACCGGCTATTTGGCCCGATGGCCTTCACCGTCTGTAGCGCCCTGCTCGGAACGCTCCTGCTTTCCCTGACGTTGACGCCCGTGCTGGCCAGCTACTGGTTCGGGCGCAGCGCCCGCGCCTGGGAAAATCCCGTGGTGGCCTGGCTGCGCCGGGCTTATGGCGCGGCGCTCACCGTTACCCTGGCGCGGCCGCGGCTCACCGTCGCCGTGGCAACGGTGGTTGTCCTGGGCGGTCTCGGCGTCGGCTCGCGCCTGGGGTTGGAGTTTTTGCCGCAGCTCGATGAAGGCGTCATCTGGATTCGCGCCAACTTGCCGCCGGGCGTGTCACTCACGGAGTCGGCCCGGACAGCCAGCCGCATGCGCGCCATCATTCGGGAGTTTCCAGAAGTCTCCCTCGTCATTTCGCAGAGTGGGCGCAACGACGACGGCACCGACCCCTTTGGCCCAAACCGCAACGAACTGCTCATCAACTTACATCCGTACGAAACCTGGACCTCCGGGCGAACCAAAGCCCAGCTCGTGGCGGAGATGTCACGTCGGTTGGAAAGCGCCATACCGGGCGCGACGTTTAACTTCACCCAGCCGATCATTGACACCTCAACCGAAATGGCGACCGGATCGAGCGCCGATTTGGCCATCATCATCCGGGGTCCAGACCTCAAGCAGTTGCGCGAATTGGCCAAGCAGGCACTAAGCGTAACCCGGCAGATTCCAGGCGCGGCCGACACCTCCATCGAACAAGAGGCTGACCAGCCGCAACTCCGCCTGCGCGTCAATCGGGAAGAGGTGGCGCGCTATGGAATCAACGTCGCCGATGTCCAGGACCTCATCGAGCTGGCCGTGGGCGGGCGTCCGGTCGGCGTCGTATTTGAGGGCGAACGGCGTTTTGACATTGTCGTCCGCTATACACCGGATGCCCGCGCCAATGCGGCGGCCATCGGCAAGCTGCTGGCCCCAACGGCCGATGGTGGGCGTGTGCCGCTCTCCCAACTGGCCGACATCGCCGTGGTGGAGGGAGCCAGCATCATCGCCCGGCGTGAAAATCAACGGCAGATCACCGTGCGAACCAACATTCGCGGCCGCGACCAAGGTGGGTTCGTCAGTGAAGCGCAGGCGGCCTTTGCCAAGCAGGTGGTTCTACCGGAAGGTTACAGCGTCGAGTGGGGTGGGCAGTTTGAAAACCTCACCCGCGCCCGCGCCCGCCTGACGATTGTCTTGCCGGTGACGCTGGTACTCATTTTCGGTCTCTTGTTCCTGACGTTCGGGCGGGCGCGCGACGCCGCCATCGTTTTGGCGAGCGTTCCGTTCGCGCTTGTCGGTGGACTCGTCGCGCTGTGGCTGCGCGACATCAACCTGAGCGTC from Chloracidobacterium validum includes the following:
- the galK gene encoding galactokinase — protein: MASPARTFHQCFNTPGRGFAAPGRVNLIGEHVDYNAGIVLPMAIDCRMQVWASPRPDRQLHVVAHDVGQAATLDLDRPERHTGTWRDYIAGTAFHLEAAGYQLTGANLLVTSDIPAGAGLSSSAALEVVVGFALLTLAGQTINRLALARAGQAAEHDFVGTHCGLMDQFVIAHGRAGHAVEFDCRSGHYEFVPLDPTACSVVVADSGIRHRLAGSAYNTRRQECETALKELQRSFPSLTTLRDVAETALPSALELLDEPLSRRVRHVVTEIGRVTAFAQALRAGDWTRAGQLLTASHRSLAEDYAVSCPELDALVAAAQHAPGCYGSRMTGGGFGGCTVNLVVPEALPDFQAAVSQAYTQAVGHPPRLWAVTPADGVGEIT
- a CDS encoding TolC family protein — protein: MLYAQPTRRWLCFLAALLWTLQVASAQSPSPMAVTVEQAVAETLQRNLNLLAERYEIPRAEAEVIAARLRPNPVLSLGGDHLDLLGTGYSLTNNAGPAEYSARVDWPLERPSKRRARIAVAEQARAAAEFRFQDALRQLTLEVQQAFVELQAAKESLSLARANQRTFEELVTINAARVRAGDLAPIELVRTRVSAVQLNQSVLQAEARWRVAQNRLQALMGRAEALDVFEAVGEMRRDALPASLSPLMTKAFDRRPDLCALRAEQARSLADLKLQLAQGKIEYTVGVEYRRQQGLAGTGNSLGLFLALPITIYDRNQGGIARAQAEVSQAERRIAALEREIRAELEATYTQCRAADAVLISFESGLLDQARDVLEVTEYAYRRGEASFVEFLDAQRTYNEARQGYIDARAEYARLRFTLDSLITEGMP
- a CDS encoding efflux RND transporter periplasmic adaptor subunit, with protein sequence MTTHRLAGCLTVGCLAAALSLGCQNKTETAAPPAPLDWTREVRVEPVAVERAPRDEVIAPGKVELDPNRIARVMLPLPGRITDVRVRVGDAVRAGQPLVTLESPDVAEAVGALRQAEAALVQARAGLAQAEAALAKAEQDAERAKDLYEHRAIAQKEVLAADNVVAQSQAAVEQARAVVSQAEAGREQVRRRLETLGLDDSGREQRMTVRAPLNGKVLELAVVPGEYRTDTSVSLMTVADLSRLIITANVPEASLYLVQVGENVEVELTAFPDQRFTGRVARIGDTIDPQTRAARVIVELTGGAQRLRPDMFARLRLSDEPTLLPVVPKAAVVEREGVTGVFIEREPGKFDWRPIRVGVSLGERVAVLEGLQSGERVVVGGTMLLYRN
- a CDS encoding efflux RND transporter permease subunit; amino-acid sequence: MIELPNLALRYRVAVLAATLLLIGVGIWAFQNLKVEAYPDISDTGVVVITQFPGNAAEEVEQQVTIPIERALNNTPNVIARRSRTIFGLSVVELTFDDGVDDYFARQLVLERLRDAELPEGVQPGLGPLTSGIGEMYRYRLDGPQVSEMKLRELQDWVVLPRLLQVPGVADVATFGGLVKTYLVELDPLKLEKFALTAKQVADAISANNRNAGGGIVDNQQQSLVVRGVGLVRSRQDIERIVIGAFDGVPLFVRDVARVSVAPALQTGIFGYDDVVGGVEGIVLLRRWENPSDTLTALKAAIAELNAQLAPQGVQLVTVYDRGELVTNTLRTVSRTLLEGLIIVTLVLFFFLGDVRAALLTALTIPLSLLFAFICLKVAGIPANLLSLGALDFGIIVDGTLVMVEHIVHRLAGDAGRRRSVLEAVRRAALEIERPIFFSLVILICAYLPLFTMERVEYRLFGPMAFTVCSALLGTLLLSLTLTPVLASYWFGRSARAWENPVVAWLRRAYGAALTVTLARPRLTVAVATVVVLGGLGVGSRLGLEFLPQLDEGVIWIRANLPPGVSLTESARTASRMRAIIREFPEVSLVISQSGRNDDGTDPFGPNRNELLINLHPYETWTSGRTKAQLVAEMSRRLESAIPGATFNFTQPIIDTSTEMATGSSADLAIIIRGPDLKQLRELAKQALSVTRQIPGAADTSIEQEADQPQLRLRVNREEVARYGINVADVQDLIELAVGGRPVGVVFEGERRFDIVVRYTPDARANAAAIGKLLAPTADGGRVPLSQLADIAVVEGASIIARRENQRQITVRTNIRGRDQGGFVSEAQAAFAKQVVLPEGYSVEWGGQFENLTRARARLTIVLPVTLVLIFGLLFLTFGRARDAAIVLASVPFALVGGLVALWLRDINLSVSAAVGFISLFGVAVMSGVLIVSEINRLREAEGLAVNEAIFTGARNQMRPVLMMLVVALLGMIPAARAVGIGSDVQRPLATVVVGGLFSALILTLLALPSLYAVVAGDKAAPVVEEPPTTSPT